Proteins co-encoded in one Bacillus infantis NRRL B-14911 genomic window:
- a CDS encoding RraA family protein — MSTDQTVRNEKTIDRAEILELYKDLRVCDVRDGLDWVGMQGYGTVNHKFKPLFRTRAVGIARTARYLPFEGPNPRVTGEEYSKWVGWYYNEVGNYPWKEDIEEGDFVVLDMSGVDVGLLGSDNTLDFKARGVEGYLLNGGGIRDTDECILQGIPVWSEFTSQGMNQTRIRFDSKDIPVAIGGVAIYPGDVIVADGDGIVAVPQKLAKEVAKYAHQELSNDKKSRGKHYKNLGWELDETVSDEG; from the coding sequence ATGTCAACAGATCAAACAGTAAGAAATGAAAAAACAATTGATCGTGCAGAAATCCTGGAGCTGTATAAAGATTTACGAGTCTGTGATGTTCGTGATGGATTAGATTGGGTAGGGATGCAAGGTTATGGAACGGTGAATCATAAATTCAAACCATTATTCCGTACAAGAGCTGTTGGAATTGCCCGCACTGCCCGCTATTTACCTTTTGAAGGTCCAAATCCAAGAGTTACTGGAGAGGAATATTCAAAATGGGTTGGCTGGTACTACAATGAAGTGGGTAATTACCCTTGGAAGGAAGATATTGAGGAAGGCGACTTTGTTGTCCTGGATATGAGTGGTGTTGATGTAGGCCTTCTTGGTTCTGATAATACTCTGGACTTTAAAGCAAGAGGTGTAGAAGGTTATCTCTTGAACGGGGGAGGAATAAGGGATACAGATGAATGTATTCTGCAAGGGATTCCGGTTTGGTCTGAATTTACTTCACAAGGAATGAATCAAACACGCATCCGCTTTGATTCAAAGGATATTCCGGTAGCTATCGGCGGAGTTGCAATTTACCCGGGGGATGTAATAGTTGCAGATGGTGATGGTATTGTGGCGGTTCCTCAAAAGTTAGCTAAAGAAGTTGCGAAATATGCTCATCAGGAGCTATCGAATGATAAAAAGAGCAGAGGGAAGCATTATAAAAACCTTGGCTGGGAACTAGATGAAACAGTTTCAGATGAAGGTTAA
- a CDS encoding ROK family protein produces the protein MRKFIAFDIGGTLLKYGVLAEDGTFMEKFESPTEAFLGGTAIIEKVKAFGKNLMAQHDISGICISSAGQVDSKKGEILYASDLIPEYTGMKVKQELESWFGLPVEVENDVNCAGLAESWIGTGKDAKSLFCLTVGTGIGGSYILDNKLHTGHSFSGGEIGYIPIEGDQFQELASTRTLIRNVAKRIGLEESELDGKLIFEKAQAGDEVCKEEIERLAYYLSKGIATIAYMMNPEMIIIGGGITVQKDYLYPIIKKHLKKDIIEPILSQTKIEIARNLNDAGMIGALRHFLLQETLQPLKSITTMIESNKHKLTKREELIAKYIISNVESVPNKTISELSKQINVSEATITRFCQKLEFGSYNKLRLMAKEASVSTRLHEQSDMPGLTEVKETYSSMLKKFDALHITNDMEQLNKLVAGSEQVYLYGINEMSHVAEQLKFKLLKLGIRADAFLTPYQMEMSVQTLTRKTAVVGLNTTGYAQEVIGMLETAKKAGCKTIGITSQQDSPLAHASDLRLLIPSAGDIAGDSSSIEEVSALYLVDIILKELQAGLKQKERKEII, from the coding sequence ATGAGAAAGTTTATTGCATTTGATATAGGCGGGACCTTGCTCAAATACGGCGTATTAGCCGAGGATGGAACCTTCATGGAAAAGTTCGAATCCCCGACTGAGGCATTTTTGGGCGGAACCGCCATCATAGAAAAAGTGAAGGCATTCGGAAAGAATCTGATGGCTCAGCATGATATCAGCGGGATCTGCATCAGCTCTGCCGGGCAGGTTGATTCCAAAAAAGGTGAGATTCTGTATGCTTCAGACCTGATTCCTGAGTATACGGGAATGAAAGTGAAGCAGGAGCTGGAAAGCTGGTTCGGCCTGCCGGTCGAGGTTGAGAATGACGTCAACTGTGCCGGCCTTGCTGAATCCTGGATCGGTACAGGCAAGGATGCCAAAAGCCTTTTCTGCCTGACGGTCGGAACCGGCATCGGGGGAAGCTATATTCTCGATAACAAGCTGCACACGGGCCACAGCTTCAGCGGCGGTGAAATCGGCTATATCCCGATTGAAGGTGACCAGTTCCAGGAGCTTGCATCAACGAGGACGCTGATCCGAAATGTGGCAAAGCGAATAGGATTGGAAGAAAGTGAACTCGATGGCAAGCTGATTTTTGAAAAAGCCCAGGCAGGGGATGAGGTGTGCAAAGAGGAAATCGAGCGGCTGGCCTATTATCTTTCTAAAGGGATTGCCACAATCGCCTATATGATGAATCCGGAGATGATCATCATAGGCGGGGGAATCACCGTTCAGAAGGACTATCTGTATCCGATTATCAAGAAGCATCTGAAAAAGGATATTATCGAGCCGATCCTCAGCCAGACGAAAATTGAGATTGCCCGGAACCTGAATGATGCCGGGATGATCGGGGCCCTGCGCCATTTCCTGCTGCAGGAAACCCTTCAGCCCTTGAAAAGCATCACCACGATGATTGAATCGAATAAGCATAAGCTCACCAAGCGGGAAGAGCTGATTGCCAAATATATTATTTCAAATGTAGAATCGGTCCCAAACAAGACGATTTCCGAGCTATCCAAGCAGATCAATGTATCAGAAGCGACGATTACCCGCTTCTGCCAGAAGCTGGAGTTTGGCTCTTATAATAAACTCCGCCTGATGGCCAAGGAAGCCTCTGTCAGCACAAGGCTGCATGAGCAATCTGATATGCCGGGCCTTACGGAGGTAAAAGAAACCTACTCCAGCATGCTGAAAAAGTTTGATGCCCTTCACATCACGAATGATATGGAACAGCTAAACAAACTGGTCGCAGGATCAGAGCAGGTCTATCTCTATGGAATCAATGAAATGTCCCATGTTGCCGAGCAGCTTAAGTTTAAGCTGTTAAAGCTCGGAATTCGTGCCGATGCTTTTTTGACACCTTATCAAATGGAAATGAGTGTCCAAACCCTTACAAGAAAAACAGCTGTTGTTGGACTGAACACGACCGGCTATGCCCAGGAGGTCATCGGCATGCTGGAGACGGCCAAAAAAGCCGGCTGCAAAACGATCGGGATTACAAGCCAGCAGGACTCTCCCCTGGCTCATGCCTCAGACTTGCGCCTGCTGATTCCATCTGCAGGGGACATCGCCGGTGACAGCAGCTCGATCGAAGAGGTCTCGGCCCTTTATCTGGTTGACATCATCCTGAAGGAGCTCCAGGCCGGCCTGAAGCAGAAGGAACGGAAGGAAATCATTTAA
- a CDS encoding N-acetylmannosamine-6-phosphate 2-epimerase produces the protein MLEKIKGGLVVSCQALEDEPLHGPEIMKRMADAAKRGGALGIRANGIEDIKAIKEYVDLPIIGIIKREYEGSSVYITPTLKEVEELAEAGVDLIAVDATSRLRPGGLELNAFMQEAKARFPEQKWMADCATVEDCIRAEELGFDCVGTTMHGYTEETAGKKLYHNDFQFLRDVLAAVNVPVIAEGNILTPEMAGEVLRYGAHSVVVGGAITRPQQITERFVVGMEKR, from the coding sequence ATGCTGGAGAAAATTAAAGGCGGACTGGTCGTCTCGTGCCAGGCACTGGAGGATGAACCGCTGCATGGGCCGGAAATCATGAAGCGCATGGCCGATGCTGCCAAAAGAGGCGGCGCATTGGGCATCCGTGCGAACGGGATAGAGGATATTAAGGCGATCAAGGAGTATGTGGATTTGCCCATCATTGGGATCATCAAGCGGGAATATGAAGGGTCCAGTGTCTATATCACTCCTACATTAAAGGAAGTCGAAGAGCTCGCCGAAGCGGGAGTTGACCTTATTGCTGTTGATGCCACCAGCCGTCTTCGCCCGGGGGGACTAGAGCTCAACGCATTCATGCAGGAAGCAAAAGCCCGCTTCCCTGAACAAAAATGGATGGCAGACTGCGCCACCGTTGAAGACTGTATCCGCGCAGAAGAACTCGGCTTTGACTGCGTCGGAACCACCATGCACGGATACACTGAGGAAACAGCAGGAAAAAAGCTTTACCACAATGACTTTCAATTTTTAAGAGACGTTCTTGCAGCCGTTAACGTGCCGGTGATTGCTGAGGGGAATATCCTTACACCGGAAATGGCTGGGGAAGTATTGCGGTATGGGGCGCACTCGGTTGTGGTGGGGGGAGCGATTACGAGGCCGCAGCAGATTACGGAGCGGTTTGTTGTGGGGATGGAAAAAAGGTGA
- the rpiB gene encoding ribose 5-phosphate isomerase B, which produces MHIAIGSDHCGFEMKNALLPFFKTIGCDVVDYGCYSGETVDFPDISREVCDAVRSGKSERGILFCGTGVGAAIASNKINGIRAAVCHDIHSAHQSVEHDNVNVMCIGAQIIGPWLAEDLIKSFVNAIFSPEEHLLRRVEKLEQLELRSSREFNAD; this is translated from the coding sequence ATGCATATTGCAATTGGAAGCGATCATTGTGGTTTTGAAATGAAAAATGCATTATTGCCTTTTTTTAAAACCATTGGTTGTGATGTTGTGGATTATGGCTGTTATTCCGGCGAAACAGTGGATTTTCCGGACATTTCAAGAGAGGTCTGTGATGCTGTCCGTTCTGGAAAATCAGAAAGAGGTATCTTATTTTGTGGTACAGGTGTGGGGGCAGCAATAGCATCTAATAAGATAAATGGTATACGGGCCGCGGTTTGCCATGATATTCATTCAGCCCACCAGTCTGTTGAACATGACAATGTAAATGTCATGTGTATAGGAGCACAAATCATCGGCCCGTGGCTTGCTGAGGATTTGATAAAGTCTTTTGTGAATGCTATTTTCAGCCCGGAAGAACATTTATTGCGAAGAGTAGAGAAACTGGAACAACTTGAGCTGAGATCCAGCCGTGAATTCAATGCAGATTAA
- a CDS encoding acetylxylan esterase yields MNLFDMPLEELQHYKPAQTRQDDFESFWKKRIEENSQYPLNIEVMERVYPVPGVRVYDIYFDGFRNSRIHGVYVTPETPGADTPAAVIFHGYNWNTLQPHYSFKHVIQGIPVLMVEVRGQNLLSPDRNHYGNGGPGGWMTLGVMDPDQYYYSLVYMDCFRSIDAVRELSRKRSVFVEGGSQGGALAIAAAALQDDILLALADIPFLTHFKRSVELSSDGPYQEISHYFKVHDPLHQTEEQVYQTLSYVDCMNMASMVECPVLLSAGLEDIVCPPSSAFALFNHLGGPKEIRAYPEYAHEVPAVHEEEKLKFISSRLKNREKRCRP; encoded by the coding sequence ATGAACCTTTTTGATATGCCCCTTGAGGAGCTGCAGCATTACAAGCCTGCCCAGACCAGGCAGGATGATTTTGAGTCATTCTGGAAAAAGCGGATTGAGGAGAACAGTCAATATCCGCTGAATATAGAAGTAATGGAGCGGGTTTATCCGGTTCCGGGAGTGAGAGTATATGATATTTATTTTGACGGGTTCCGGAATTCCCGCATCCATGGGGTGTATGTTACTCCAGAAACTCCGGGAGCGGACACTCCTGCGGCAGTGATTTTTCACGGCTATAACTGGAACACGCTGCAGCCGCATTACAGCTTCAAGCACGTGATTCAGGGGATTCCTGTACTGATGGTGGAGGTGCGGGGACAAAATCTCTTGTCTCCAGATAGAAATCATTATGGGAATGGAGGTCCGGGAGGCTGGATGACACTCGGCGTGATGGATCCCGATCAATATTATTACAGCCTGGTATATATGGACTGCTTCCGCAGCATTGATGCTGTCAGGGAACTGTCGAGGAAGAGAAGTGTGTTTGTGGAAGGCGGAAGCCAGGGAGGTGCACTGGCGATTGCCGCAGCCGCCCTGCAGGATGACATCCTGCTTGCACTCGCCGACATCCCTTTTCTCACCCATTTCAAGCGTTCCGTGGAGCTTTCCTCGGATGGACCGTATCAGGAGATTTCCCACTACTTCAAAGTTCATGATCCTCTTCATCAAACGGAAGAGCAGGTATATCAGACGCTCAGCTATGTGGACTGCATGAACATGGCCAGCATGGTTGAATGTCCAGTCCTTCTTTCAGCCGGTCTGGAAGACATCGTTTGTCCCCCGTCCAGTGCATTTGCACTGTTCAACCATCTCGGCGGGCCAAAAGAAATACGGGCCTATCCGGAATACGCCCATGAAGTACCGGCTGTCCATGAAGAGGAAAAGCTGAAGTTTATATCTTCAAGGCTAAAAAATAGAGAAAAGAGGTGCCGGCCATGA
- a CDS encoding DUF4127 family protein has translation MKIVYLPIDERPCNIGFIEMIAKSSKEIELAAPEMDLLGSKRQPADTETLWAWLQEAVKDADALILSIDMLVYGGLLPSRLHFLEEKEADVWMERLRSLKADHPALPVFASNLIMRTPKYSSGDEEPDYYEHWGREIFLRAWLLDKQDRETLTDDEKKQLEEISRKLPGEYIQDYEKRRRFNLSMNLKMIELAAEGVIDFLSIPQDDSAEYGYTALDQKAVVSRREELRLYQKVQMYPGADEVGATLLARIYNELKGQKLKIYPFWSSTLGPQLIPLYEDRPFAESLKAHVMAAGCQLTEQPEEADLILAINTPGRVMQESWEQDKKDITYTSFRNMLTFVDRIKRFIEDGKKVIIADSAYANGGDRELIVLLDEEEVLDKLLSYKGWNTNCNTLGTTICQGVIGLDGDPETIRENIIYHLLDDYFYQAEVRMEMVSDFLLQQDLDYFNLKESAHHVNAERDRRMAGRFKKLILHSFKDRELAKVTTFAPWNRMFECGLSFTRSEKDAGEN, from the coding sequence ATGAAAATCGTCTATCTTCCTATCGATGAACGCCCCTGCAATATAGGCTTTATCGAGATGATTGCCAAGTCATCAAAAGAGATCGAATTAGCAGCACCGGAAATGGACCTGCTGGGCAGCAAACGGCAGCCTGCCGATACAGAGACATTATGGGCCTGGCTTCAGGAAGCAGTAAAGGATGCCGATGCCCTCATTTTAAGCATCGATATGCTCGTATATGGAGGACTGCTTCCTTCAAGGCTTCATTTTTTAGAGGAAAAAGAAGCTGATGTGTGGATGGAAAGGCTGCGGTCTTTAAAAGCAGACCATCCCGCACTCCCGGTCTTTGCGTCCAATCTGATCATGAGGACCCCCAAATACAGCTCCGGTGACGAAGAGCCGGATTATTATGAGCACTGGGGCCGCGAAATTTTCCTCCGTGCCTGGCTGTTGGATAAGCAGGACAGGGAAACGCTCACAGATGATGAAAAAAAGCAGCTCGAAGAAATCAGCAGAAAGCTGCCGGGAGAATACATACAAGATTATGAAAAACGCCGCCGCTTCAACTTATCTATGAATCTTAAAATGATCGAGCTTGCTGCAGAAGGAGTCATTGACTTTCTCTCCATCCCGCAGGATGACAGCGCGGAATACGGCTATACAGCGCTGGATCAGAAAGCTGTTGTTTCCAGGCGGGAAGAGCTCCGCCTTTATCAGAAAGTCCAGATGTATCCGGGCGCAGATGAAGTGGGAGCTACGCTGCTTGCGAGAATCTACAACGAGCTGAAAGGGCAAAAGCTCAAAATCTATCCTTTCTGGAGCAGTACGCTTGGCCCGCAGCTGATCCCTCTGTATGAGGACCGTCCTTTTGCCGAGAGCCTGAAGGCCCATGTAATGGCGGCAGGCTGCCAGCTGACAGAGCAGCCGGAGGAAGCAGACCTGATCCTGGCCATCAATACGCCGGGACGGGTGATGCAGGAGTCATGGGAACAGGACAAAAAAGATATCACCTACACAAGCTTCCGGAATATGCTCACGTTTGTGGATAGAATTAAGAGGTTTATAGAGGATGGAAAAAAAGTCATCATTGCAGATTCCGCTTATGCAAATGGCGGGGACCGCGAGCTGATTGTCCTGCTTGATGAAGAAGAAGTGCTGGATAAGCTTCTTTCCTATAAAGGCTGGAACACGAACTGCAATACACTTGGTACAACGATCTGCCAGGGAGTCATAGGACTTGATGGAGATCCCGAAACGATCAGGGAGAATATCATCTATCATCTGCTTGATGATTATTTCTACCAGGCAGAGGTCCGGATGGAAATGGTCTCGGATTTTCTCCTGCAGCAGGACCTGGACTATTTTAACTTAAAAGAATCAGCCCACCATGTGAATGCAGAGCGCGACCGGAGAATGGCCGGCCGCTTTAAAAAGCTGATTCTGCATAGCTTCAAAGACAGAGAGCTTGCAAAGGTCACAACCTTTGCGCCATGGAACCGGATGTTCGAATGCGGACTATCTTTTACAAGGAGTGAGAAGGATGCTGGAGAAAATTAA
- a CDS encoding NAD(P)-dependent oxidoreductase, translated as MKNKRVGFIGLGAMGLPMAKNLQKNGYDLHITAHNNRKPVEELTSMGAVEHSSAADVVSNSEVIISILPADKEMESVLLSEEVLNVLNPGQFLIEMTSGSPEMMKKVHAAYQQKGIPVLDGPVSGGTAGAENGTLTVMAGGDADVLERLRPVLESMATNIYLVGSVGDGKAIKAINQMLAGIHMAAAAEAVALAEKLEIDMDKLKAVVGSSSGNSWMLENKMDGLIRRDFTPGFKLNLMKKDIQIAVNEGNGKQLPLANYVLDLFKQSEKDAGDKDFSAVGRSSLSS; from the coding sequence GTGAAAAATAAACGTGTTGGATTTATTGGGCTTGGAGCAATGGGTCTTCCAATGGCTAAAAATCTTCAAAAAAATGGTTATGATCTCCATATAACTGCACATAACAATCGTAAGCCTGTAGAAGAATTAACTTCTATGGGTGCAGTTGAACATTCTTCCGCTGCTGATGTTGTATCGAATTCTGAAGTTATAATCAGTATTTTGCCTGCGGATAAGGAAATGGAAAGTGTTTTATTATCAGAAGAGGTCCTTAATGTGCTTAATCCCGGTCAGTTTTTGATTGAAATGACATCAGGATCTCCGGAAATGATGAAAAAGGTCCACGCTGCTTATCAGCAAAAAGGAATACCTGTTTTGGATGGTCCAGTAAGCGGCGGTACAGCCGGTGCAGAAAATGGCACATTAACAGTCATGGCTGGCGGGGATGCTGACGTTCTTGAAAGATTAAGGCCGGTACTAGAATCAATGGCTACAAATATTTATTTGGTTGGTTCAGTGGGAGACGGAAAAGCGATTAAGGCAATAAATCAAATGTTAGCAGGCATTCACATGGCTGCCGCCGCAGAGGCTGTTGCGCTGGCAGAGAAGCTTGAAATTGATATGGATAAGCTTAAGGCGGTTGTTGGCAGCAGTTCAGGAAATTCATGGATGCTGGAAAATAAAATGGATGGTCTTATAAGAAGAGATTTCACGCCGGGCTTTAAGCTGAATCTTATGAAAAAAGATATCCAAATTGCTGTAAATGAAGGGAACGGCAAGCAGCTGCCGCTCGCAAATTATGTACTTGATCTATTTAAACAGTCCGAAAAAGACGCTGGTGATAAAGATTTCTCAGCAGTTGGCAGATCCTCACTTTCATCCTGA
- a CDS encoding ABC transporter substrate-binding protein produces the protein MVKMKALLFLVVSAFLVLSGCSGGEKSSSDGSNSGEKVEIRFSWWGDTKRNEIYNAIVDRFEKENPNITVKREFGGWNDYWDRLATQVAGGNAPDVVSMHQFYVSDYARRNALLNLKDQVDSGKINLENFPQTTIDSGKVGEDLFMVAKGVTMPGWAYNTALFDKLGIDYPDANWTYDDFVDKVAEIHEASNGEIWGAANMSGGQLQPVFRYFLRQSGKDLFNDEGKIAFGKEEVVEWWSMWDKLRKENLIPDAETMTEYESAPLEQNLFVSGKTGLQQIPANQIHLYQEQFDEGEIRIVRMPQKAGGESGEYIEGAYLSITEKSKHPDEAAKFIDFFVNEEKALELFKVEQGAPGSTEMQDFVKPLLEPAQQRAVDYIQETVKYARPAAYAPLGVNEVEQAFADNASAISFGEKTVEQAAEDFIELAESILK, from the coding sequence ATGGTTAAAATGAAAGCGTTGTTATTTTTGGTTGTATCTGCTTTTCTGGTTTTATCCGGCTGTTCAGGCGGAGAAAAATCATCATCAGACGGCAGTAATTCTGGTGAAAAGGTAGAAATCCGCTTCTCTTGGTGGGGAGATACAAAGCGCAATGAAATTTACAATGCAATTGTAGATCGCTTTGAAAAAGAAAATCCCAATATTACGGTGAAACGTGAATTCGGCGGCTGGAATGATTATTGGGATCGATTAGCTACTCAAGTTGCCGGCGGAAATGCACCGGATGTTGTAAGCATGCACCAATTCTATGTTTCTGATTATGCCCGAAGAAATGCACTGCTAAACTTAAAGGACCAAGTGGATTCTGGAAAGATAAATTTAGAGAACTTCCCTCAGACTACTATTGATAGCGGCAAAGTCGGAGAGGATTTGTTTATGGTAGCCAAGGGTGTCACTATGCCAGGCTGGGCTTATAATACTGCTTTATTTGACAAACTGGGAATTGATTATCCAGACGCAAATTGGACGTATGATGATTTCGTTGATAAAGTGGCAGAAATCCATGAAGCATCAAACGGAGAGATCTGGGGAGCTGCTAATATGAGCGGAGGCCAGCTTCAGCCAGTATTCCGGTATTTCCTGCGTCAAAGCGGAAAAGATCTATTTAACGATGAAGGAAAAATCGCTTTCGGTAAAGAGGAAGTTGTTGAATGGTGGTCAATGTGGGATAAGCTGAGAAAAGAAAATTTGATTCCCGATGCTGAAACAATGACTGAATATGAAAGTGCCCCACTTGAGCAAAACCTATTTGTCTCAGGTAAAACAGGCTTACAGCAGATTCCTGCTAACCAAATTCACCTTTATCAGGAGCAATTTGATGAAGGTGAAATTAGGATAGTAAGAATGCCGCAAAAAGCTGGCGGTGAATCAGGAGAATATATCGAAGGTGCCTACCTGAGCATCACAGAGAAATCAAAACATCCTGATGAAGCGGCAAAGTTTATTGATTTCTTTGTAAATGAAGAAAAAGCCTTGGAGCTATTTAAAGTAGAGCAAGGTGCTCCAGGTTCGACAGAAATGCAGGATTTCGTAAAACCATTATTAGAACCGGCACAGCAAAGAGCGGTTGACTATATTCAGGAGACTGTCAAGTATGCAAGACCTGCAGCATATGCTCCTCTTGGTGTAAATGAGGTTGAACAGGCATTTGCAGATAATGCCAGTGCCATTAGCTTCGGGGAAAAAACAGTTGAACAGGCAGCAGAGGATTTTATTGAATTAGCTGAAAGTATCTTGAAATAA
- a CDS encoding carbohydrate ABC transporter permease yields the protein MQSLKRSWQKNWVGYFFLTPWLIGLIGLSVIPMAASLYFSFTSYDMFTAPEWIGLSNYIEMFNDAKWLKSVKVTLIYVFLGVPLQLAFALGVAVLLNRGLKGLQVYRAIYYVPSLFGGSVAIALLWRQLFGGEGLINKVLALVGIEGQNWISSPDTALYTLIILTIWQFGAPMVIFLAGLKQVPVELYESSLIDGAGPVKQFFSITLPLITPIIFFNLVMQIISAFQAFTPAYIVSGGKGGPLDSTLFYTLYLYQKGFTQFQMGYASAMAWFLLACISVVTAIVFISSKKWVYYQE from the coding sequence ATGCAATCGCTGAAACGCAGCTGGCAGAAGAATTGGGTAGGATATTTTTTTTTAACACCTTGGCTGATTGGGTTAATAGGATTAAGTGTTATACCAATGGCTGCATCACTATATTTTTCATTTACTAGTTATGATATGTTCACAGCGCCCGAATGGATTGGTTTATCGAATTACATCGAAATGTTTAATGATGCTAAGTGGCTAAAAAGTGTGAAGGTAACATTGATCTATGTATTTTTAGGGGTTCCATTACAATTAGCGTTTGCATTAGGTGTTGCAGTACTATTGAATCGTGGTTTAAAAGGACTGCAGGTTTACCGGGCGATTTATTATGTTCCATCATTATTTGGCGGCAGTGTTGCTATTGCATTGCTATGGAGGCAGTTATTCGGCGGCGAAGGATTAATAAATAAGGTTTTAGCACTGGTTGGCATTGAGGGGCAGAACTGGATATCTTCTCCTGATACAGCACTTTACACGCTGATTATTTTGACTATTTGGCAATTCGGAGCACCGATGGTTATATTTTTGGCAGGATTAAAGCAAGTGCCTGTTGAACTATACGAATCTTCTCTCATTGATGGTGCCGGGCCAGTAAAACAGTTCTTTAGTATTACACTCCCATTAATCACACCAATCATCTTCTTTAATCTTGTTATGCAAATAATTAGTGCGTTCCAGGCGTTTACTCCTGCATATATCGTAAGTGGAGGCAAAGGCGGGCCGCTTGATTCAACATTATTCTACACACTGTATCTCTATCAGAAGGGCTTTACTCAATTTCAGATGGGCTATGCATCTGCAATGGCGTGGTTTTTGTTAGCCTGTATTTCAGTTGTGACAGCAATTGTATTTATTTCATCTAAAAAATGGGTGTATTACCAAGAATAG